One Polynucleobacter sp. MWH-Spelu-300-X4 genomic window carries:
- a CDS encoding helix-turn-helix domain-containing protein, translating to MTVNRKTNPCFKECPSRRFIELIGDKWALLVLHALANGSRRNGELMNEIQGISQKMLTQTIRRLEINGLVARHDFKTIPPKVEYSLTEFGSSFKDVLNTLDDWLDLHIPELVALPA from the coding sequence ATGACAGTAAATCGCAAAACAAATCCATGTTTTAAAGAGTGCCCATCAAGACGCTTCATTGAGCTAATTGGTGATAAGTGGGCTTTATTGGTATTGCATGCTTTAGCCAATGGCTCACGTAGAAACGGCGAGTTAATGAATGAGATTCAAGGCATTTCACAAAAGATGCTGACGCAAACCATTCGTCGTCTAGAAATAAATGGCCTTGTAGCAAGACATGACTTCAAGACCATTCCACCTAAAGTTGAGTACTCATTAACTGAATTTGGAAGTTCATTCAAAGATGTTTTAAATACACTAGATGATTGGTTAGATCTCCATATTCCTGAACTTGTAGCCTTACCTGCTTAA